In Pseudomonas sp. MM213, a genomic segment contains:
- a CDS encoding AMP-binding protein, which translates to MSVHELKRPPFADTAEWRVELPTALEQLRHWAQVSPLQPALRHKRHGQWFVWRWIDALRDVERLADGLRQQGFTEDSRLALSGAFEPNLLLLALAAQHIGGQLLTLPDNLDPESLHKTLWRSGPTHAFVQGRQTRQLWLNQGQTLLNFNDLLGSVDTPQRLNRWRQNAQLWSEESTQWQAGLTVLLEQWLSSGQSLAFPESPGSASRDRREVAPSGLLLSAERLQLLAEEIDSRLAAQGTWRRRLCEWAIAHPEKGLQRLIKNRVRRLLGFHNLHYIWQATRTPEVKAAPTWLTEFKQDIA; encoded by the coding sequence ATGAGCGTGCATGAACTCAAACGTCCGCCCTTTGCGGACACCGCCGAGTGGCGGGTCGAGCTGCCCACGGCGCTGGAGCAATTGCGCCACTGGGCGCAGGTCAGTCCGTTGCAGCCGGCGCTGCGTCACAAGCGCCATGGCCAGTGGTTTGTCTGGCGCTGGATCGATGCCCTGCGCGATGTCGAACGCTTGGCCGACGGCTTGCGCCAACAAGGTTTTACCGAAGATTCGCGGTTGGCCCTCAGCGGCGCGTTCGAACCGAATCTGTTGCTGCTGGCCCTGGCCGCACAACACATCGGCGGGCAGTTGCTGACCCTGCCGGACAACCTCGACCCCGAGTCCCTGCACAAAACCCTCTGGCGCAGCGGGCCCACCCACGCCTTCGTTCAAGGCCGGCAGACCCGGCAACTGTGGCTCAATCAGGGCCAAACGCTGCTGAACTTCAACGATCTGCTTGGCTCGGTCGACACTCCTCAGCGCCTCAACCGTTGGCGCCAGAACGCGCAACTGTGGAGCGAAGAGAGCACGCAATGGCAGGCCGGCCTGACGGTGTTGCTTGAGCAATGGCTGAGCAGCGGTCAATCCCTGGCTTTCCCGGAAAGCCCCGGCAGTGCCAGTCGCGACCGTCGTGAGGTGGCGCCTTCGGGGCTGCTGCTGTCGGCCGAACGCCTGCAACTGCTGGCCGAGGAAATCGACAGTCGCCTCGCCGCGCAAGGCACCTGGCGTCGACGTCTTTGCGAGTGGGCCATCGCTCACCCGGAAAAAGGCCTGCAACGCCTGATCAAGAACCGCGTTCGGCGACTGCTCGGTTTTCACAACCTGCATTACATCTGGCAAGCCACGCGCACGCCTGAGGTGAAAGCCGCGCCAACCTGGCTCACTGAATTCAAACAGGACATCGCATGA
- a CDS encoding ABC transporter ATP-binding protein, which translates to MTSTDSILQVSGISLSFKGVKAINELSFDVRRGEICALIGPNGAGKSSLLNVLNGVYRFDAGSIVFEQQPFKRIDPLTAARRGIGRTFQNNALFKKMSVIDNILTGLSRHLRSSFIEQALNLPRARREAEAFRQQAQGILEFLELQAHRDVPVGNLSYGLQKRVELGRALIAGPRLLLLDEPMAGMNAEEKQEMARFIADINRDLGTTVVLIEHDMSVVMGLSDHVVVLDYGRKVGDGTPAEVQADPEVIAAYLGVVH; encoded by the coding sequence ATGACTTCGACCGATTCCATCCTGCAAGTCAGCGGCATTTCCCTGTCCTTCAAAGGCGTGAAAGCGATCAACGAGCTGTCCTTCGACGTGCGTCGGGGCGAGATCTGCGCGCTGATCGGCCCCAACGGCGCGGGCAAGAGTTCGCTGCTCAACGTGCTGAACGGCGTGTACCGCTTCGACGCCGGTTCGATTGTCTTTGAGCAACAGCCGTTCAAACGCATCGACCCGTTGACCGCTGCGCGCCGAGGCATTGGCCGCACGTTCCAGAACAACGCGTTGTTCAAGAAAATGAGCGTGATCGACAACATCCTCACCGGCCTGTCGCGGCACTTGCGCAGCAGCTTCATCGAACAGGCACTCAACCTGCCGCGAGCACGCCGCGAGGCCGAAGCCTTCCGCCAACAAGCCCAGGGCATTCTCGAATTCCTTGAGCTGCAGGCGCATCGCGATGTGCCGGTGGGCAATCTGTCCTACGGCCTGCAAAAACGCGTAGAGCTCGGCCGCGCCTTGATCGCCGGCCCGCGCCTGTTGCTGCTGGATGAGCCGATGGCCGGAATGAACGCCGAAGAGAAACAGGAAATGGCCCGTTTCATCGCCGACATCAACCGCGATCTCGGCACCACGGTGGTGTTGATCGAGCACGACATGAGCGTGGTCATGGGCCTGTCCGACCACGTCGTGGTCCTCGATTACGGGCGCAAGGTCGGTGACGGCACGCCGGCCGAAGTTCAGGCCGATCCCGAAGTGATCGCGGCGTATCTGGGAGTGGTGCACTGA
- a CDS encoding branched-chain amino acid ABC transporter permease: MTFFFETLLGGLLAGTMYSLVAIGFVLIYKASGVFNFAQGAMLLFAALTFVSLHDQGVPFALALLLTVVVMIIGALLIERLVLRPLVNRSQITLFMATLGLSFIIEGLAQGLMGSQVRALDLGIDDVPVFIGGMMVSQFDLIAAAAAIVLVTVLALLFNKTRIGVSLRAVADDTTAALSIGINLNRIWQIVWAVAGVVGLVAGLLWGARQGVQFSLSLVVLKALPVLIIGGFTSIGGAIVGGLIVGAAENLAEVYIGPLIGGGITPWFAYVLALAFLYIRPAGLFGERAIERV, from the coding sequence ATGACGTTCTTCTTCGAAACCCTGCTCGGCGGCTTGCTCGCCGGGACCATGTATTCGCTGGTCGCCATCGGCTTCGTGCTGATCTACAAGGCCAGCGGCGTGTTCAATTTTGCCCAGGGCGCGATGCTGTTGTTCGCCGCGCTGACCTTCGTCAGCCTGCACGATCAGGGTGTGCCGTTTGCCCTGGCGCTGTTGCTGACCGTAGTGGTGATGATCATCGGCGCGTTGCTGATCGAACGGCTGGTGCTGCGGCCACTGGTCAACCGCTCGCAGATCACCTTGTTCATGGCCACGCTTGGGCTGTCCTTCATCATCGAAGGCCTGGCACAAGGCTTGATGGGCTCGCAAGTGCGGGCGCTGGACTTAGGGATAGACGACGTGCCGGTGTTCATCGGCGGGATGATGGTCAGCCAGTTCGACCTGATCGCCGCGGCGGCGGCCATTGTGCTGGTGACGGTGCTGGCGTTGTTGTTCAACAAGACCCGCATCGGCGTGTCGTTGCGGGCGGTGGCGGATGACACCACCGCCGCGTTGTCGATCGGCATCAACCTCAACCGGATCTGGCAGATCGTCTGGGCCGTGGCCGGGGTTGTCGGGTTGGTGGCGGGACTGCTTTGGGGCGCTCGCCAAGGGGTGCAGTTTTCGCTGTCGCTGGTGGTGCTCAAAGCGTTGCCGGTGCTGATCATCGGTGGCTTCACCTCGATTGGCGGGGCCATCGTCGGTGGGCTGATTGTCGGCGCGGCGGAGAACCTCGCCGAGGTCTACATCGGCCCGCTGATCGGCGGCGGCATCACACCGTGGTTCGCCTATGTCCTGGCCCTGGCCTTCCTGTACATCCGTCCCGCCGGCCTGTTCGGCGAGCGCGCCATCGAGCGAGTCTGA
- a CDS encoding branched-chain amino acid ABC transporter permease, with the protein MTISLARETAPSVLIQRRIPFGLLGLLLIAFVVVPLTGNDYWLNAILIPFLVLSLAGLGLNLLTGYTGQTSVGAAGFMAVGAFATYGFLLRLPELGLPVALLGGGLISAVVGFVFGLPSSRIKGFYLMVTTLAAQFFLEWLFVKFPWFYNYGSSGTISAPKLALFGHDLNTPLGRYLLTLTTVLLLTWVAVNLVKSQIGRNWMAIRDMDTAAAVIGIPVVRYKHLAFAVSSFYLGIAGALWAFAYLGTASASSFDINRSFQILFIIIIGGMGSIAGNFVGAAFISLLPILLSHAGQALSGGSVDAGQLQNLQKIIFGVLIILFLIKEPEGLIRLLGNLRERLSHWPLRF; encoded by the coding sequence ATGACCATTTCCCTTGCCCGCGAAACCGCGCCGTCGGTGTTGATCCAGCGTCGTATCCCGTTTGGACTGCTTGGCCTGTTATTGATCGCCTTCGTGGTCGTGCCGCTGACCGGCAACGACTATTGGCTGAACGCAATCCTGATCCCGTTTCTGGTGCTGTCCCTGGCCGGCCTCGGCCTGAATCTGCTCACCGGATACACCGGCCAGACCTCGGTCGGCGCGGCCGGGTTCATGGCGGTCGGGGCGTTTGCCACGTATGGGTTTTTGCTGCGCTTGCCTGAACTGGGCTTGCCCGTCGCGCTGCTCGGCGGTGGGTTGATCAGCGCGGTGGTGGGGTTTGTTTTCGGCCTGCCAAGTTCGCGGATCAAAGGCTTTTACCTGATGGTCACCACGCTGGCGGCGCAGTTTTTCCTGGAGTGGCTGTTCGTCAAATTCCCCTGGTTCTACAACTACGGTTCGTCCGGGACCATTTCCGCACCGAAACTGGCGCTGTTCGGCCACGACCTGAACACGCCGCTCGGACGCTATCTGCTGACCCTGACCACCGTACTGTTGCTGACCTGGGTGGCGGTGAACCTGGTGAAAAGCCAGATCGGCCGCAACTGGATGGCGATCCGCGACATGGACACAGCCGCAGCGGTAATCGGCATTCCGGTGGTGCGCTACAAACACCTGGCGTTCGCCGTCAGTTCGTTCTACCTCGGCATCGCCGGGGCGCTGTGGGCCTTCGCCTACCTGGGCACTGCCAGCGCCAGCAGTTTCGATATCAACCGGTCGTTCCAGATCCTGTTCATCATCATTATCGGCGGGATGGGCAGCATCGCCGGCAACTTTGTCGGCGCCGCGTTCATCAGCCTGTTGCCGATTCTGCTCAGCCACGCCGGACAAGCCTTGTCCGGCGGTTCGGTGGACGCCGGGCAGTTGCAGAACCTGCAAAAAATCATCTTCGGCGTGCTGATCATCCTGTTCCTGATCAAGGAACCGGAAGGCCTGATCCGCCTGCTGGGCAACCTTCGTGAACGGCTGAGCCACTGGCCGCTGCGCTTCTGA
- a CDS encoding ABC transporter substrate-binding protein: MRASLKRSLVGAALTLAVFSSAVPVVQASADQQFFPLATYRVGAYASSGVQVWAGMLDYLNYINDVEGGINGVKLVWQECETEWTAEKGIECYERFKKGLDGAPVAIYSPNGAPAAYALSERAEVDKIPLITLGYGRTEATDGTVFPYNFPAMLTFYSEASSLINYIAQREGGFDKLKGKKIATVYHDSAYGRETLGPLKLLAEKYGFENIQIPVADPGNEQSAQWRQIRQVNPDWVFLRTWGVSTPVAVKTAARFGFPVDHIIGDIWASSSEDVLPAGAAAKGYLALTPYPAGADFEIHKRLKQFILDKGKSDLKDLKNFGSVYYNSGLVNAAVMVEAIRTAQGKFGKRPLNGEEGRWGLEHLNIDDARLKDMGYFGLMQNLKLSCKDHEGGGSARVQQWDGANWTLISDWIAADRALLRPLIDEKSAAFAKEKGLTPRTCTGDE; the protein is encoded by the coding sequence ATGCGTGCATCCTTGAAACGTTCGTTGGTCGGCGCCGCTTTGACGCTGGCCGTTTTCAGCAGTGCAGTGCCGGTGGTCCAGGCCTCGGCGGACCAGCAATTCTTCCCGTTGGCCACCTATCGCGTCGGCGCCTACGCCTCCAGCGGCGTGCAGGTGTGGGCCGGGATGCTCGATTACCTGAACTACATCAACGATGTGGAAGGCGGAATCAACGGCGTCAAACTGGTGTGGCAGGAATGCGAAACCGAGTGGACGGCGGAGAAGGGCATCGAGTGCTACGAGCGCTTCAAGAAAGGCCTGGATGGCGCGCCGGTGGCAATCTATTCACCCAACGGCGCGCCGGCGGCCTATGCGTTGAGCGAGCGCGCGGAAGTCGACAAGATCCCGCTGATCACCCTCGGCTACGGGCGCACCGAAGCCACCGACGGCACGGTGTTCCCCTACAACTTCCCGGCGATGCTGACCTTCTATAGCGAGGCATCGAGCCTGATCAATTACATCGCTCAGCGCGAGGGCGGTTTCGACAAGCTCAAGGGCAAGAAGATTGCCACGGTCTATCACGACTCCGCGTATGGCCGGGAAACCCTCGGCCCGCTGAAACTGTTGGCGGAGAAATACGGCTTCGAGAACATCCAGATTCCGGTGGCCGATCCGGGTAACGAGCAATCGGCACAATGGCGGCAGATTCGCCAGGTCAACCCGGACTGGGTGTTCCTGCGAACCTGGGGCGTGTCGACGCCGGTCGCGGTGAAAACCGCCGCACGATTTGGCTTCCCTGTGGACCACATCATTGGCGACATCTGGGCCAGTTCCAGCGAAGACGTTTTGCCCGCAGGCGCCGCCGCGAAGGGTTATCTGGCGCTGACGCCATACCCCGCAGGCGCTGATTTCGAGATCCACAAACGCCTCAAGCAATTCATCCTCGACAAGGGCAAGAGCGACCTCAAGGACCTGAAAAATTTCGGCAGCGTCTACTACAACTCCGGGCTGGTGAATGCCGCTGTCATGGTGGAAGCGATCCGTACTGCGCAAGGCAAATTCGGCAAGCGTCCGCTGAACGGCGAAGAAGGCCGCTGGGGTCTGGAACACCTGAACATCGACGATGCGCGGCTCAAGGACATGGGTTATTTCGGCCTGATGCAAAACCTCAAATTGTCCTGCAAGGATCACGAGGGCGGCGGTTCGGCGCGGGTACAGCAGTGGGACGGCGCGAACTGGACGCTGATCAGCGACTGGATCGCCGCCGACCGCGCCTTGCTGCGGCCGTTGATCGATGAAAAATCCGCCGCGTTCGCCAAGGAAAAAGGCCTGACGCCACGCACCTGCACCGGGGATGAATAA
- a CDS encoding ABC transporter ATP-binding protein codes for MSQAASDIAANDLLRVNDIEVIYDGAILAVAGVSLTVPKGGIVALLGANGAGKSTTLKAISGLVRAERAQVSRGTIEFLGRDTAGVDPSLRVRQGMVHVLEGRHVFPQLTVEDNLRSGGFVRGLNRQDLARDLERIYAWFPRLKTKRKTQAGLTSGGEQQMVAIGRALMTRPTLVLLDEPSMGLAPIIVQEIFEIVAQLNRDEHVSFLIAEQNINVALKYASQAYVLDTGRVVLSGSSEALLARGDLHDFYLGKH; via the coding sequence ATGAGCCAAGCCGCCAGCGACATTGCCGCCAATGACCTGTTGCGAGTCAATGACATCGAGGTGATCTACGACGGCGCGATCCTGGCCGTGGCCGGGGTTTCACTGACGGTGCCCAAGGGCGGCATCGTCGCGTTGCTCGGTGCCAACGGCGCGGGAAAAAGCACCACGCTGAAGGCGATTTCCGGGCTGGTGCGGGCCGAGCGGGCGCAAGTCAGTCGCGGCACGATCGAGTTTCTCGGTCGCGATACGGCGGGTGTCGATCCCAGTCTGCGGGTGCGCCAAGGGATGGTGCACGTGCTGGAAGGTCGCCACGTGTTCCCGCAGTTGACGGTCGAAGACAACCTGCGCAGTGGCGGCTTCGTGCGCGGCTTGAACCGCCAGGACCTGGCCCGGGACCTGGAGCGGATTTACGCCTGGTTCCCGCGCCTGAAAACCAAGCGCAAGACCCAGGCAGGGCTGACGTCCGGTGGCGAGCAGCAGATGGTCGCCATCGGCCGGGCGTTGATGACACGTCCTACTTTGGTACTGCTTGATGAACCTTCCATGGGTTTGGCGCCTATTATCGTCCAGGAGATTTTCGAGATCGTCGCCCAGCTCAATCGTGACGAGCATGTGAGCTTTCTGATTGCCGAGCAAAACATTAATGTGGCGCTCAAGTACGCCTCTCAGGCCTATGTCCTCGACACCGGCCGGGTGGTGTTGTCCGGCAGCAGCGAGGCGCTGTTGGCGCGGGGCGATCTGCATGACTTTTATCTAGGTAAACACTGA
- a CDS encoding FAD/NAD(P)-binding protein, with the protein MTETQRGQATDAIRHADILIVGGGLSGAMLAAQLLRLPGRRSLLVIEPRAELGRGEAYSAVELGHTLNGNAARMSVDPDNADDLTQWLTEYIAGGGWSESDEQHVPVSELFPPRGIFGLYVQQRLAEAQALGALNGSTVEHVRAEVVDLQTLDDSVRLSLSDGQRLQGAYAVLATGMFPAARTPQTESSGLNAAALDPWDVAAMRELDPLSTVLIIGSGLTMVDAVVSLEQAGHRGSIEVFSRHGLLPHVRRQPPAWVDFLAEDHSIRTPRQLVRALRRHCRDAIEQGIDWQAPLDTVRVHIGRLWSQATDGQRRQFVRHVRPWWESHHHRSPPLSAELVARLHGEGRLRIQAASFKGLEPASGGVSIRIRRRGEAQTVVVSGAALINSSGIEYDWRRVARPLPQQLLARGLVRPGPLALGIAAAVDGAVLGGDGQVASRLFAMGPPLRGMWWESTAVTDVASQAKALALRLVGG; encoded by the coding sequence ATGACTGAAACCCAACGCGGACAGGCGACCGACGCCATCCGCCACGCGGACATCCTGATCGTCGGCGGTGGCCTTAGCGGCGCGATGCTGGCGGCGCAGTTGTTGCGCCTGCCCGGCAGACGTTCGTTGCTGGTGATCGAGCCCCGGGCAGAACTTGGACGGGGTGAGGCCTACAGCGCGGTCGAGTTGGGCCATACGCTCAACGGCAACGCGGCGCGCATGAGCGTCGACCCGGACAACGCCGACGACCTGACGCAATGGTTGACCGAGTACATCGCCGGCGGTGGCTGGTCGGAGTCCGATGAGCAGCATGTGCCGGTCAGCGAACTGTTTCCGCCCCGGGGGATTTTCGGGTTGTACGTGCAGCAACGGTTGGCCGAAGCGCAGGCGCTGGGCGCGTTGAATGGCTCGACGGTCGAGCATGTGCGGGCCGAGGTGGTGGACCTGCAGACGCTGGATGATTCGGTGCGGTTGAGCTTGAGTGACGGCCAGCGGTTGCAGGGTGCTTATGCGGTGCTGGCGACCGGGATGTTTCCGGCTGCGCGCACGCCACAGACCGAGTCCAGTGGCTTGAACGCTGCGGCGCTTGATCCCTGGGATGTTGCCGCGATGCGTGAGCTGGATCCGCTATCGACAGTGTTGATCATCGGTTCGGGCCTGACCATGGTCGATGCCGTGGTGTCGCTGGAACAGGCCGGGCATCGCGGGTCGATCGAAGTGTTTTCCCGGCATGGCTTGCTGCCGCACGTGCGTCGACAACCACCGGCGTGGGTGGATTTTCTTGCCGAGGATCACAGCATTCGTACGCCGCGACAGTTGGTGCGAGCACTGCGTCGGCATTGCCGGGATGCCATTGAACAGGGTATCGACTGGCAGGCGCCACTGGATACGGTGCGGGTGCATATCGGTCGGTTGTGGAGTCAGGCGACGGATGGGCAGCGTCGGCAGTTTGTGCGGCATGTGCGGCCGTGGTGGGAAAGTCATCATCACCGGTCGCCGCCGTTGAGTGCCGAGTTGGTTGCGCGATTGCACGGGGAAGGGCGGTTGCGGATTCAGGCGGCTTCGTTCAAAGGGCTGGAGCCGGCTTCGGGTGGTGTCAGTATCCGTATTCGTCGCCGTGGTGAAGCGCAAACGGTTGTCGTCAGTGGCGCGGCGTTGATCAATTCCAGTGGCATTGAGTATGACTGGCGACGGGTGGCGCGACCGTTGCCGCAGCAGCTGTTGGCCCGTGGGTTGGTGCGGCCGGGGCCGTTGGCGTTGGGGATTGCGGCGGCGGTTGATGGCGCGGTGCTGGGGGGGGATGGGCAGGTTGCGAGTCGACTGTTTGCCATGGGGCCGCCGTTGCGGGGGATGTGGTGGGAGAGTACGGCGGTGACTGACGTGGCTAGTCAGGCCAAGGCTTTGGCTTTGCGCTTGGTTGGGGGTTAG
- a CDS encoding IS481 family transposase: MPWDTRDTMSLKEEFVALARQPGSNKRELCRRFGISPQTAYKWLNRYETHGQSGLQEKSRRPATSPKLTPAALEAEVLALRQEHPAWGGRTISIILKKQIAPSTVTNVLRRHGLIQPAQNEQEAKLRFEHDAPNDLWQMDFKGHFSTQEGRCHPLTLLDDHSRFNLAIQACDNERGATVKEKMIEVFQRFGLPARINVDNGPPWGSPRNPGEITELSIWLIRLGIRISFSRPYHPQTNGKIERFHRSLKAEVLEGRQFSTVKEAQSAFDRWREVYNLQRPHQALNYQVPMDRYRSSPWAYPQQLSEFEYGPDDVLAKVYHSRFRFQKRYFSIAKGLVGQHIAIRPNPERNGLFDVYFCHHFLRTFDVSKPDYGS, encoded by the coding sequence ATGCCCTGGGACACGAGAGATACCATGAGCCTGAAAGAAGAGTTTGTTGCCTTAGCACGGCAACCCGGCAGCAATAAACGAGAACTGTGTCGACGGTTCGGCATCAGTCCGCAAACGGCCTACAAGTGGCTCAACCGCTACGAGACACACGGTCAGTCGGGACTGCAAGAGAAGTCCCGCAGACCTGCAACCAGCCCCAAGCTGACCCCTGCTGCTTTGGAGGCCGAAGTCTTAGCCCTCAGGCAAGAACATCCCGCATGGGGCGGACGCACAATCAGCATCATCTTGAAAAAGCAGATCGCTCCCAGCACCGTCACCAATGTCCTGCGCAGGCACGGGCTGATTCAGCCTGCTCAGAATGAGCAAGAGGCCAAGCTGAGATTTGAACACGATGCGCCTAACGATCTGTGGCAGATGGATTTCAAGGGGCACTTCTCAACGCAAGAAGGCCGATGCCACCCCCTGACTTTGTTGGACGACCACTCACGATTCAATTTGGCTATTCAGGCCTGCGATAACGAGCGCGGAGCCACGGTGAAGGAAAAGATGATTGAGGTATTCCAGCGCTTCGGATTACCAGCACGCATCAATGTTGATAACGGCCCGCCATGGGGCTCACCGCGCAACCCAGGTGAAATCACAGAGCTGAGTATCTGGCTGATTCGTTTAGGAATCCGGATCAGCTTCAGCCGCCCTTACCATCCCCAAACCAATGGGAAGATCGAGCGCTTCCACCGTTCACTCAAAGCCGAAGTGCTTGAGGGGCGTCAATTTTCCACGGTCAAGGAGGCTCAATCCGCGTTTGATCGATGGCGGGAGGTTTATAACCTGCAACGGCCTCATCAAGCGTTGAACTATCAAGTGCCGATGGACCGGTATCGCTCTAGCCCCTGGGCTTATCCGCAGCAACTATCGGAGTTTGAATACGGGCCGGACGATGTGTTGGCCAAGGTTTATCACAGCCGATTTCGCTTTCAGAAACGCTATTTCAGCATCGCCAAGGGCTTGGTTGGGCAGCACATCGCAATACGGCCCAACCCTGAAAGAAATGGACTCTTTGACGTCTACTTCTGCCATCACTTCCTAAGAACGTTCGACGTGAGCAAACCTGACTATGGGTCATAA